A region of Paractinoplanes abujensis DNA encodes the following proteins:
- a CDS encoding SHOCT-like domain-containing protein, whose amino-acid sequence MSEQRRQILQMLAEGKVTADEAERLIDALARQQQPEPPPAAYDRPKRRPKYLRVVVHSEDNGAGEGPSRINIRVPIQLLRAGVKLASLVPPQALHKANAEMAKSGLPIDLTQLKPEQLEELVDQLDEVTVDVDDPGSKVQIFAE is encoded by the coding sequence ATGAGCGAGCAACGCCGTCAGATCCTGCAGATGCTGGCCGAAGGCAAGGTCACCGCGGACGAGGCCGAGCGCCTCATCGACGCGCTGGCCCGGCAGCAGCAACCCGAGCCGCCGCCGGCGGCCTACGACCGGCCGAAGCGGCGGCCGAAGTATCTGCGCGTGGTGGTTCATTCGGAGGACAACGGCGCCGGTGAGGGGCCGAGCCGGATCAACATCCGGGTGCCGATCCAGTTGCTGCGGGCCGGCGTCAAGCTGGCCAGCCTCGTTCCGCCGCAGGCGCTGCACAAAGCCAACGCCGAGATGGCCAAGTCGGGCCTGCCGATCGACCTCACGCAGCTCAAGCCGGAGCAGTTGGAGGAGCTGGTCGACCAGCTCGACGAGGTCACCGTCGACGTCGACGACCCCGGCTCCAAGGTCCAGATCTTCGCGGAGTAG
- a CDS encoding OsmC family protein codes for MSDEKKRSVEIERTSVGAYEIRNVRGGSMSLGTGDDERFTPVELLLAALGGCSGIDVDLVVSRRAEPSRFVIRVRGDKIRDEAGSNRLENLEVEFDVEFPPGPEGDRARAVVPRLIQQSHDRLCTVTRTVETGTPVSTVHKA; via the coding sequence ATGAGTGACGAGAAAAAGCGGTCGGTCGAGATCGAGCGGACCAGCGTCGGCGCGTACGAGATCCGCAACGTACGGGGTGGCAGCATGTCGCTCGGCACCGGTGACGACGAGCGTTTCACGCCGGTCGAGTTGCTGCTGGCCGCGCTCGGTGGCTGCTCCGGCATCGACGTCGACCTGGTGGTGAGCCGGCGCGCCGAGCCGTCGCGGTTCGTGATCCGGGTGCGCGGCGACAAGATCCGCGACGAGGCCGGCAGCAACCGGCTGGAGAACCTCGAAGTGGAGTTCGACGTCGAGTTCCCGCCCGGCCCCGAGGGTGACCGCGCGCGGGCGGTGGTTCCGCGCCTGATCCAGCAGTCGCACGACCGCTTGTGCACGGTGACCCGCACTGTGGAGACCGGTACTCCGGTGTCGACCGTCCACAAGGCTTGA
- a CDS encoding DUF2089 domain-containing protein: protein MDWQELTDLTHGQPFTVERVRLTGSGIAIEGAFEPPQLAQLGLDDQVFVAAFVRAHGSIKEMERIFGVSYPTIKSRLNRIAGRLDFAEHVDGTAPEPAPAGAGVIDRLQRGEITAQEALAELEQPR from the coding sequence CAGCCGTTCACGGTCGAGCGGGTTCGGCTGACCGGCAGCGGCATCGCGATCGAGGGTGCGTTCGAGCCGCCCCAGCTGGCCCAGCTCGGCCTGGACGATCAGGTCTTCGTGGCCGCGTTCGTGCGGGCCCACGGCTCCATCAAGGAGATGGAACGGATCTTCGGGGTGAGCTACCCGACGATCAAGTCCCGGCTCAACCGGATCGCCGGCCGGCTCGACTTCGCGGAGCACGTCGACGGGACCGCGCCGGAGCCGGCACCGGCCGGGGCGGGCGTCATCGACCGGCTGCAACGGGGGGAGATCACCGCTCAGGAAGCCCTGGCCGAGCTGGAGCAACCCCGGTGA
- a CDS encoding carboxypeptidase-like regulatory domain-containing protein: MQSNAVRRRSVLAATVAGIVAATTVAGPALAADPTGSIAGVVRDTRGAVVPDAVIGVFVNPSSDAVQELQADSRGRFTVSGLEAGNYKIRIGLGGWSEWAPGRVSHPDQARTYQVRANRTTTANSVVTATGFLAGRLLATDGKPLAGAPVNVTNVDTASQHAGLTEADGTFRLRVQPNQTFVVSYQAGALSQYVPHTFEYAQATRFFVRSGQTVRLTDRAAAPAGISGRLTDAAGAPAGGVNVSFINVDTINQSDTTTAADGTYDFSGLLEPGNYKVRFRTADGSQYAHQKPDYDSAEIITVASGETVVVDDQLLWVVAPQ, from the coding sequence GTGCAGTCCAACGCAGTACGCCGTCGTTCGGTTCTGGCCGCCACCGTGGCCGGGATCGTCGCCGCGACCACCGTGGCCGGACCGGCCCTGGCCGCCGACCCGACCGGCAGCATCGCCGGCGTCGTCCGGGACACCCGCGGGGCCGTCGTCCCGGACGCCGTCATCGGTGTCTTCGTCAACCCGTCCAGCGACGCCGTTCAGGAACTGCAGGCCGACAGCCGGGGCCGGTTCACGGTCTCCGGCCTCGAGGCCGGCAACTACAAGATCCGGATCGGTCTGGGCGGCTGGTCGGAGTGGGCGCCCGGGCGCGTCAGCCACCCCGACCAGGCGCGGACCTATCAGGTGCGGGCGAACCGCACCACGACCGCCAACAGCGTCGTCACCGCGACGGGCTTCCTCGCCGGCCGGCTCCTCGCGACCGACGGCAAGCCGCTGGCCGGCGCGCCGGTCAACGTGACGAACGTGGACACCGCGTCCCAGCACGCCGGGCTCACCGAGGCCGACGGCACCTTCCGGCTGCGGGTTCAGCCCAACCAGACGTTCGTCGTCAGCTACCAGGCCGGCGCGCTCAGCCAGTACGTACCCCACACCTTCGAGTACGCCCAGGCCACACGGTTCTTCGTGCGCTCGGGCCAAACCGTCCGCCTGACCGACCGGGCCGCCGCCCCGGCCGGCATCTCGGGCCGCCTGACCGACGCCGCGGGGGCGCCGGCCGGGGGCGTGAACGTCAGCTTCATCAACGTCGACACCATCAACCAGTCGGACACCACCACGGCGGCCGACGGCACCTACGACTTCAGCGGTCTGCTGGAGCCGGGCAACTACAAGGTGCGGTTCCGTACGGCCGACGGCAGCCAGTACGCGCACCAGAAGCCCGACTACGACTCGGCCGAGATCATCACCGTCGCCTCGGGGGAGACGGTTGTGGTCGACGACCAGCTGCTGTGGGTCGTGGCCCCGCAGTAA
- a CDS encoding response regulator transcription factor: MIRVLLVEPMNLLRGALTAALSEEEDFSVVGGRSRLAEAVDLARAVPPDVAVVNVGLLTGDGLRLLARLGCATLVVAGPEARARVNRALDMPVGGVVSTDAGPADLARAIRRLMRGERVIDAGLAVAMVAAPRSPLSERELHVLSVAASGVPAAEVAATLNLTAGTVRNYISVILRKTGARNRLEAVRLAEHAGWLQ, encoded by the coding sequence GTGATCCGCGTTTTGCTCGTCGAACCCATGAATCTGCTGCGCGGCGCTCTGACCGCGGCCCTGTCGGAGGAGGAGGACTTCTCCGTCGTCGGCGGGCGGAGCCGCCTGGCCGAGGCGGTGGACCTGGCCCGGGCGGTGCCGCCGGACGTGGCCGTCGTCAACGTCGGCCTGCTGACCGGGGACGGTCTGCGCCTGCTGGCCCGGCTGGGCTGCGCCACGCTGGTGGTGGCCGGTCCGGAGGCCCGGGCCCGGGTCAACCGCGCGCTCGACATGCCCGTGGGCGGGGTGGTGAGCACGGACGCCGGGCCCGCGGACCTGGCGCGGGCCATCCGCCGGCTGATGCGGGGCGAACGGGTCATCGACGCCGGCCTGGCCGTGGCCATGGTGGCCGCGCCGCGCAGCCCGCTGTCGGAGCGTGAGCTGCACGTGCTCAGCGTGGCGGCCTCGGGGGTGCCCGCGGCGGAGGTCGCGGCGACGCTCAACCTGACCGCGGGCACGGTCCGCAACTACATCTCGGTGATTCTGCGCAAGACGGGGGCCCGCAACCGGCTCGAGGCCGTACGGCTGGCCGAGCACGCGGGCTGGCTGCAGTGA